CAAACCTAGGTGGCGGGGCCTGTCAGGCGAAGGCTTGCACGCCCACCCAAAAGATCGGGCGGACAAACCGTCGCCTGCCCCCCGCCCACCTCTGTTTCCTTGATTGTTTTTTTGTCATCCCTGCGAAGGCAATGACAACCTTAAAGCACAGCAATTGCTTCGATTTCGATGGCGACGCCTTTTGGGAGGTTTGAGACTTCTATGGTGGAGCGGGCTGGTTTGTGATTTTTGAAAAAATTTGCATAGGTTTCGTTTACTTTTTGGAACTGATTTAAATCTCTCAGAAAAATTGTTGTTTTCACGATCGCATTAAAAGTTAAACTTTCTGCCGTTAAAATTGCCGAAATATTTTTTAAAACAAGCTCTGTCTGTTTGGCGACATCGCCGTCAAAAAGCATTACCTGATTTGTTTTTGGATCTAGCGGGATTTGCCCCGACAAAAATAAAAAGTCGCCGGCTTGGATGGCTTGTGAATAAGGACCTATCGGTGCGGGGGCATTTTCTGTCAGAATGGTTTTCATTGCGC
This Deltaproteobacteria bacterium DNA region includes the following protein-coding sequences:
- a CDS encoding RidA family protein; translated protein: MKTILTENAPAPIGPYSQAIQAGDFLFLSGQIPLDPKTNQVMLFDGDVAKQTELVLKNISAILTAESLTFNAIVKTTIFLRDLNQFQKVNETYANFFKNHKPARSTIEVSNLPKGVAIEIEAIAVL